One region of Vitis vinifera cultivar Pinot Noir 40024 chromosome 1, ASM3070453v1 genomic DNA includes:
- the LOC100247145 gene encoding proteasome subunit beta type-1, with amino-acid sequence MTKQQANWSLYNNNGGSCVAIAGADYCVITSGTRMSIGYNILTCDYSKICKLADKCVMASSGFQADVRALQKHLAARQLIYQHQHNKQMSCPAMAQLLSNTLYYKRFFPYYSFNVLGGLDNEGKGWVLPRCW; translated from the coding sequence ATGACGAAGCAGCAAGCTAACTGGTCTCTTTACAACAACAATGGAGGATCTTGTGTTGCAATTGCAGGTGCCGATTACTGCGTCATCACATCCGGTACTCGGATGTCGATCGGCTACAATATCCTCACTTGTGATTACTCTAAAATCTGCAAATTAGCAGACAAATGTGTAATGGCCTCATCTGGATTTCAAGCTGATGTAAGAGCTTTACAGAAGCACTTGGCAGCTAGACAGTTGATCTATCAGCATCAGCACAACAAGCAGATGAGTTGCCCTGCAATGGCTCAACTGCTCTCCAACACCCTCTACTATAAACGTTTCTTCCCTTATTATTCTTTTAACGTTTTAGGTGGCCTTGATAATGAAGGAAAGGGTTGGGTCTTACCCAGATGTTGGTGA